The genome window CCTGTTGTCAGAATGTAACTGAGACTGCTCCTGCTTGGCTGGGAAGTGGGACCCTGTGTGTTCAGACAACGGCATCACCTACACCCCCAGCCTCGCAGGCTGCTCCAGCTTTACAGGTTACAGCAAGAACACGGTACCAATACTATTAATGTACTGAGAGTACAAAACATTCACAGGGAtgccggcccatgttgactccaatggctcccacatttgtgtcaagttggctgtatgtcttttgagtggtggaccatttttgatacacacgggaaactgttgagcgtaaacaacccagcagcgttgcagttcttgacacaaactggtacccctggcacctactaccatgccccGTTGAAAGGCacgtaaatattttgtcttgtccattcaccctctgaatggcacacacacacaatccatgtctcaattgtctcaagctttacaatatattttttaaacctttctcctcctctttatctacactgatttcaGTGGATTTAACTAGTGACATCCATAAGGGATTATATCtttaacctggattcacctggtcagcatatgtcatggaaagagcaggtgttcttaatgttttatacactcagtgtaactCATGGCACTGACATGTACCACTGCATATACATTCAGAGAGTTTGGTATTTTTCCTGGAGGGCCACaactttcaactgttctgcctgcggctatggaatcctgacctgttcaccggacgtgctacctgtcccagacctattattttgACCATGCAGGTAatttttgaacatcttggccatgttctgttataatctccacccggcacagccagaagaggactggccacccctcatagcctggttcctgtctaggtttcttcctaggttttggcctttctagggagtttttcctagccaacgtgcttcaagacctgcaatgcttgctgtttggggttttaggctgggtttctgtacagcactttgagatatcagctgatttacgaagggctatataaataaatttgattggatttcaatttgtccgtgatgtgtacgccgaggaacttaactttccacttctccactactgtcctgttgatgtggatagggaggatgctccctctgctgtttcctgaagtccacgatcatctcctttgttttgttgagtttgaggttattttcctgacaccactccCGAGGGTGTAGCATAAGAACAGCTTCATTGGCACAATGGACAATAACCTTGCACGATGTTCTAATCTAACATTCTAATCTATATCTGCTTAATATGTAAATTATTtcagtgttggagcccctggctatccataaatgaagaaaaaaaacaagaatatggtgccgtctggtttgcttattaATATAAGGAAATGTAAATTATTTATAGATTTATAAGTAtcaaaaatgtatatttaaaatcaaatacttttagactattgctctagtattttactgggtggctTTAACTCTAAAGTAAAGATacattcatagaaaatgactcatgtATAACAATTGGGTAATTTTTCCAACACTGCACTGGTTCGTAGTCGCCCTCAAGAGTTCTTCTCAAATTACTGCATTTgatttgttatttaaaaaaatgattttaccttatttaacgaggcaagtcagttaagaacacattcttatttacaatgttatCTATTGCTCATCATTGCTGTCATTACTTATTTATTTGTTGTCTCATCACATTTTTGTACAAAAAAACGGAAACGGAGCTTATACACCAGTATTTATTGTTTCGAGTGGTCTTTTTAGTGGTATGGGGATCCAGTATTGCGTCGCTGATTGCATTGATTGACAGATCTTCCCTGAAGTTGTTTTATTACGTCAAAGTGCATTCACATTATGACGTTGGCCGAGTTACCGTATAAAATGCGGTAGTTTATCTCTTTGGTAATCACTTGGTAAAGTTTTACATGATAGGAACATAGGCTCCAGCCATAGACATTAACCATGGAGGATAATAAGGTAAGCCTATGAGTTGCAAACAGAGAAGCCCCATGCAGTGGTGCAGGAACCGCTGCACCGTCTTGTTTTATGTTGCGGCAGGAACCACAGGGTACACAGGCCATGCCGATAGGGGAGCCGCAAGTAGTGGCAGCTGGTTGGCGGTGTGGGCTAACGTTAATGTGCCGCTAATATTATCATTTttaatattgtaaaaaaaaatatgcatGAAAATAACCTATGGGACTTGTTATACATcaaaccgtgcttctacacctgcattgcttgctgtttggggttttaggctgggtttctgtacagcgctttgagatatcagctgatatacgaAGGGATATAtgaattgatttgattttaaatatgaTCCTTGCAAAGATAAGAGCAGTAGGCTATTTATCATAATTCTACCTAaactataataataataggtGACTCCATAACATATTAATTACGAATCTTGATATCAGGCAATAGGATCTATGTGTATTTATAGCGAAAACCTGTTCTgtgaaaaaaatgtatataattggccattataaactgggtgtttTGAGCCttgaatgttgattggctgaaagctgtggcaTATCAGattgtataccacgggtatgacaaaaacattatttttactTTTCTAATTAAGTAATCTATTGCCGAGGCCACatggatggcacagtccatcacgCTAAGACGTgatactgaaattgtatatggttatattatgttaaaataatggtgcaacactaataaatcaaatattattttataacaaatgcgCTTTCTCCTGCATTGGATACGGTCGCTGTCCGTGGTTCTGAAACATAATCTTCAGTGCTCCGGAGAATTGCCGCCCtttcctatgttgctatgtgcataatagcaaagttaaccagcatattgggATTGAGAACAATGccgcagaggcagcagcagcagcagagatggGGAAACAGCCCTGGCCTTAGCCTAATTGTCTAAGAAGATTGAGGAGATAGGAAAACCCAACAaaattaggtctataatcaatagcctaatTGTTAAATGTTCCTGGCTTTGTAAATCATCCATATATatattaccagtcaaaaggttttttctttatttttactattttctacattgtagaataagacatcaaaactatgaaataacacacaaagaATCATGTAGGTATCAaaacaaaatctattttatatttgagattcttcaaagtagtcaccctttgccttaatcacagctttgcacactcttggcattctctcaaccagcttcatgaggtagtcacctggaatgcatttcataaATTAACAGGAATTTAACAACTGCATAGGGATATGTTTTGGATGACTGGCTGCGAATGTTTATTGAATTGTTTTATTTCTGCCTTTTTTATTCCAGACATTCTGAAATTCACTAAAGCATCCCGTGTATGTAACTTTAGTCTTTCACTTTTCAATGATTGTTAAAAAATTAAGTATTAAGTAAAGTAAGTAAAATTAAGTaaaggaatttctttccttcttaatgcatttgagccagttGCATttgatcagttgtgttgtgacaaggtagggttggtatacagaagatagccctatttggtaaaagaccaagtccatattatggcaagaacagctcaaataagcaaagacaaacaacagtccgtcattactttaagacattcaatccggaaaatttcaagaactttgaacgtttcatcaagtgcaaaaaccatcaagcgctatgatgaaactggctctcatgaggaccgccacaggaaaggaagacccagagttaactcggctgcagaggataggttcatCAGAGTGAACTGCACCTcacattgcagcccaaataaatgcttcacagaattcaagtcacagacacatctcaacatcaactattcagaggagactgcgtgaatcaggccttcatggtcaaattgctgcgaagaaagcactactaaaggacaccaataagaagaagagacttgcttgggccaataaacacgagcaatggacattagactggtggaaatctgtcctttggtctgataagtccaaattCCAACAATGTCTTTGTGAGAGTAGGTGTACTGATGATCTCcctatgtgtggttcccaccatgaagcatggaggaggtgtgataatgtggggggtgctttgttggtgacactgtctgtgatttatttagaattcagggcacacttaaccaacatggttACCATAGTTTTCTGCAGTGTTACGCCATCCCATCaggtttgcgtttagtgggactatcatttgtttttcaacaggacaattacccaacacatctccaggctgtgtaagggctatttgaccaagaaggagagtgatggagggctgcatcagatgacctgacatccacaatcacccaacctcaacccaattgagatgttttgggatgaattggacagcagagtgaaggaaaagcagccaataagttctcagcatatgtgggaactcatcaagactgtttgaaaagcattccaggtgaagctggttgagagaatgccaagagtgtgcaaagctgccatcaaggcaaaggatggctactttgaagaatctcaaatataaaatatatttagatttgtttcacactttttggtacctacatgattccatatgtgttatttcatagttttgatgtcttcactactattttacaatgtagaaaatagtaaaaataaaaaaaagccttgaatgagtaggtgtgtccaaacctttgactggtactgtatacatatatacaggaGTAAGACAGATATagcttctgttgcctgtttgagtatttgtttaatagcctactgattctgTGAGCACCAAGCCTCATGAACCGCCAAAATGTTGAATTAAGCAATTTCACAGATTCGgctgtttttaatctttgctatGCTGTAATAATACAGTGTCACCATCGGGCTCTTtcttgagtcatttgtgtgtcttaattatttattcAAACAGTgggcttaaagcatcagacaagctcagtgcctatgtaggtgattgtattcaaacacatagggtgtgtctgatATGGCAAAATACATTTTAACATTAGAACAGGAAGTCTCTCGGTCTATAAATAATTGATTTCGTCGGGGACAGCCCTATAATCATTCTTACCCTTGCTCTACTCAAAGGGCTGTATTGGAATGGCTTCATACAGTATCTACGTGTACATCATTGACTGTATTGTTTTTTTAGACCAAGAGGACCAAGAGAAACAAAGTGGAGCAGATCACTGATACAGATGCAGGTCATAAGGTCATAAGGTCATCATctcttccggttccggttggagcgagcggtcgcatctacacttcggtccgcaggtagtataacttttcattacatttcgttatagtacaacggtttgatttgtctaatcttagcaatttcttcttagctagctacatagccgtctttgtatcaacgacaattgcataattatcgtatttcgtcgtcctaacgtatctgcccagcagctagctaagcagctagctaacatccactgtccactagcactgtagaaactattacactcaactgaacgactcgattagcgtagtgtcagctagctacatagttgtcttcgctgtcttcgtatccaagataattgtgcagtttagagtgtgtagacttagtgattatcttaatttaccgaggttagctagccagctatttgtcgtccttaacgtaggaaatgctgctagctagctagccaacagctagccaacctctaccgaattgaactccaactacccggtcaacattccgcgtcgctccacaggtagtatcacattttcatttcacttcattacagtacaacggtttgatttgtttgatcgtagctagccagctacatagccgtctttgtatctaagacaattgtgtagtctagagcgattttctaggttagctggccagctattgtcgttcttttaacgtagctagccagctagcccccgaatagcagcactgtagtaactattacagtacaacggtttgttttgtttgatcgtagctagctagctacatagccgtctttgtatctaagacaattgtgtagcctagagcgattttctaggttagctggccagctattgtcgttcttttaacgtagctagccagctagcccctagaatagcagcactgtagtaactattacagtacaacggtttgttttgtttgatcgtagctagctagctacatagccgtctttgtatctaagacaattgtgtagcctagaccgattttctaggttagctagccagctattgtcgttcttttaaggtaacgtaacgcaatcaacctgctagctagccagctagccccgaatagcagcactgtagaaactattacactcgacggaacgacttgattagtgtagtgtcaacatcgcagccactaccagctagcctactccagcagtactgtatcatttcaatcattttagtcaataagattcttgctacgtaagcttaactttctgaacattcgagacgtgtagtccacttgtcattccaatctcctttgcattagcgtagcctcttctgtaccctgtcaactatgtgtctatctatccctgttctctcctctctgcacagaccatacaaacgctccacaccgcgtggccgcggcccctaatctggtggtcccagcgcgcacgacccacgtggagttcctggtctccggtagcctctggaactgccgatctgcggccaacaaggcagagttcatctcagcctatgcctccctccagtccctcgacttcctggcactgacggaaacatggatcaccacagataacactgctactcctactgctctctcttcgtccgcccacgtgttctcgcacaccccgagagcttctggtcagcggggtggtggcaccgggatcctcatctctcccaagtggtcattctctctctctccccttacccatctatctatcgcctcctttgaattccatgctgtcacagttaccagccctttcaagcttaacatccttatcatttatcgccctccaggttccctcggagagttcatcaatgagcttgatgccttgataagctcctttcctgaggacggctcacctctcacagtcctgggcgactttaacctccccacgtctacctttgactcattcctctctgcctccttctttccactcctctcctcttttgacctcaccctctcaccttcccccctactcacaaggcaggcaatacgctcgacctcatctttactagatgctgttcttccactaacctcattgcaactcccctccaagtctccgaccactaccttgtatccttttccctctcgctctcatccaacacttcccacactgcccctactcggatggtatcgcgccgtcccaaccttcgctctctctcccccgctactctctcctcttccatcctatcatctcttccctctgctcataccttctccaacctttctcctgattctgcctcctcaaccctcctctcttccctttctgcatcctttgactctctatgtcccctatcctccaggccggctcggtcctcccctcccgctccgtggctcgatgactcattgcgagctcacagaacagagctccgggcagccgagcggaaatggaggaaaactcgccctccctgcggacctggcatcctttcactccctcctctctacattttcctcctctgtctctgctgctaaagccactttctaccactctaaattccaagcatctgcctctaaccctaggaagctctttgccaccttctcctccctcctgaatcctcctcccccccctcctccctctctgcagatgacttcgtcaaccattttgaaaagaaggtcgacgacatccgatcctcgtttgctaagtcaaacgacaccgctggttctgctcacactgccctaccctgtgctctgacctctttctcccctctctctccagatgaaatctcgcttcttgtgacggccggccgcccaacaacctgcccgcttgaccctatcccctcctctcttctccagaccatttccggggaccttctcccttacctcacctcgctcatcaactcatccctgaccgctggctacgtcccttccgtcttcaagagagcgagagttgcaccccttctgaaaaaacctacactcgatccctccgatgtcaacaactacagaccagtatcccttctttcttttctctccaaaactcttgaacgtgccgtccttggccagctctcccgctatctctctcagaatgaccttcttgatccaaatcagtcaggtttcaagactagtcattcaactgagactgctcttctctgtatcacggaggcgctccgcactgctaaagctaactctctctcctctgctctcatccttctagacctatcggctgccttcgatactgtgaaccatcagatcctcctctccaccctctccgagttgggcatctccggcgcggcccacgcttggattgcgtcctacctgacaggtcgctcctaccaggtggcgtggcgagaatctgtctcctcgccacgcgctctcaccactggtgtcccccagggctctgttctaggccctctcctattctcgctatacaccaagtcacttggctctgtcataacctcacatggtctctcctatcattgctatgcagacgacacacaattaatcttctcctttcccccttctgatgaccaggtggcgaatcgcatctctgcatgtctggcagacatatcagtgtggatgacggatcaccacctcaagctgaacctcggcaagacggagctgctcttcatcccggggaaggactgcccgttccatgatctcgccatcacggttgacaactccattgtgtcctcctcccagagcgctaagaaccttggcgtgatcctggacaacaccctgtcgttctcaaccaacatcatggcggtggcccgttcctgtaggttcatgctctacaacatccgcagagtacgaccctgcctcacacaggaagcggcgcaggtcctaatccaggcacttgtcatctcccgtctggattactgcaactcgctgttggctgggctccctgcctgtgccattaaacccctacaactcatccagaacgccgcagcccgtctggtgttcaaccttcccaagttctctcacgtcaccccgctcctccgctctctccactggcttccagttgaagctcgcatccgctacaagaccatggtgcttgcctacggagctgtgaggggaacgacaccgcagtacctccaggctctgatcaggccctacacccaagcaagggcactgcgttcatccacctctggcctgctcgcctccctaccattgaggaagtacagttcccgctcagcccagtcaaaactgttcgctgctctggccccccaatggtggaacaaactccctcacgacgccaggacagcggagtcaatcaccaccttccggagacacctgaaaccccacctcttcaaggaatacctaggataggataagtaatccttctcaccccccccccccttaatgatttagatgcactattgtaaagtggctgttccactggatgtcagaaggtgaattcaccaatttgtaagtcgctctggataagagcgtctgctaaatgacttaaatgtaaatgtaaataaattaaACTCTAATTTCACTGAATGTAATCCTTTTGCATGTAAATGTCATTTAGTATGGACATCTATTGAGCAGAGGTAATACATACTTGCCTTAGAATGATACATGTTTTCTGACTTCTTTACCTTGGTGAATGCTGCTTTGCACACATGTCCCTCTACATCTGTGGAATTCTCTGGGATGGCAGTTCAGGGGACATCTCACCAGGGACAATCTAATGAAAAGATCCTAAGTGAGTGTGTCTCCAGGGCCTGTCAGACCAGGGCTCTTGACCTCCCGCCAATCGATCTGGATGCTTTCAACCCGATTATCATCCGGTTTCTGGAAAAACTTACTGAAGAGTATGTCCAAACTTCTATTGTAGTATTTGAAAGCAATGTCATCTGGAGGATTTTAtaaattgtatgtgtgttggtgtgcctTTTGGTGCTAAAAACATCTAATTATCTCCTGTAGGCAATGGAGGCAGTTAAGCATTGGCAGGATGGACCCTGTAAGTCCCTTAACCTTGAAAATGATTcatagatatataaatagatgTTTCAAGAAAATTAGATACAAGCCTTTTATCTATCTTCAGTATCATCCACATTATCACAAACAGTTATATACAAAGAGCTTTTTAGTAGCCTACTGCTTTTCATGCTTTCCAATGTATGCCACTTTCATGATTCTCATGAACATATGTGAGATTGTTGGTATCTCTTTGAGGAGCTTGGTTTCGGTTATGAGTAATCTACCTACACTGTTTCGGTCCTACAGGTGATGAGGGCATTGCTTGCAGAGATGTGCCTGCAGATTGTGCGGTTTGTATCTGAGGCCATCCTGGAGGTCATCATCCCTGCAATTTTCCGTTTTGTACGGATATACAGCCATGTGTCTCCAGTATCCGGCAAGTCTCTGACAGAATCAGAGAGATCCTCTAGCACAAACCTGAAGGTTCGCAAGAGAGGCAGCAGCAAATCCTCAAGGTCTTGCACGGCCAAATCAAGCTCCTCTCGTAATGGGTATGTTCAGTCATTCCTAAAGTAACCGGTTTCACCTAACTATTCATAACTCATTTtgtgaaaatatgttttgttaTCTGTGTAACAGTTTACTCTTAATGACCAATTTAATTGATTACTGAATTATGCATTGATGTGACTACCGTGTCTACTATTGATTATGGAATGCTGTATTGTTTGCTTTGTATTCTCAAAGGTCTCAGACAGTGTTACCAAATACTCAGGGAGATGGTGAGTCTATTTCATCTGAGCCACTCAGTGACTTTTTTGGGATCACTGAGGACAGTCTCCTCACTGGTGTCCAGGATTCCTTCAAAAAGTCACTGAACAATGTCCTCTGTATCCAAAGAGAGGGCCAGGTAGACACTCAAAGTCTATCCCGGGTTATTGTTGGAGAAGTGTCAAAGAAGGTCAATTCCATAATCTCTGTGGCCATCCAAACTCCCATCTCTGGGCGAATGTCCCCTGTCATTTTTGCCAGTGGTGGTGTCTCCAGCACCAAGGTGGTTGAGGAGATGGTGTCTGGCATTTCCAACATACTTCAGATGTACATTAATGGGAAGAGTGTTGAGCAGAGTGTTGTTCTCATAGAGGATGGTGTTGAGGTGGATATGACACATTTAACAGGACAGGTCATGACAGCCCTCAGTGGCACTGTTTTGAACTTCAGCAACAAGGAGGAAAATGAACCCGACAAGAGGGAACTGCTTTGTGTTGTTGCTGACCACATGAAGATGCTTGAAGCTTGTAAAAGTCCCGAGGAGATGCTAAAACAAGGAGAGAGCAACCTAAATATCAAAGGTGCCAAATCTAGTCTTCGTCTGTCAACACAAAGTATGGACAGACTACTCACTGAGGAGTTTCAGACCAAGGCCATTGAATCGATCCGGGAGATCGTTAAAAGATTCAGGGGTTGTACATCATGTTGTTCTGGCACTACATCATCTAGTCCAACTCCTAGGATAGGTGAGATCAGAGAGACCTTATGATTGACCCTGAGGCTTCTGAGTTGGTAAGTACCTTTGTTTCAGACATGGACAATCTTACCCAGTCTATCAGGGCATCCTGCTCCCCTGCACAGGGTGAGCAGATCCTTCTTGAAAACCATCAAAGTAAGATCTGGTCTTACACTGTTGGTTGTTACTACGACATGAAAAATACGCTGAAGAGGCTTCTTACCTGTCCAGAAAAGGGGGATCTCGCAAGTACATTTGTGGAGAGCACCAAAGATTCTTTCACAATGGTTCCAACTTTGTGCCTGGACGTCGGTCATTCCAGTAATGGTGAGGCTGACACATCAGACTCCATTTTTTGTAAACCACTTTTAATAACCCCCTCATCTATGAATGAACAAAAAGGACAAACTGAGACCCCAAAACCTCCCTTGGCTCTCAACAAGTATTTGCAAGACCAAGTCCTCCTTGACACCACAAAAGCGATTGCCAGCCAGGTTCTAGTCTTGTATAAGACTGAGGTGATGGAGAAGTTCTCATCTTCTGTTGGAGAGTGTGATTCTGAAGAGTCTCTGGAGGCCATTCTATTTGTGGATGGCATCATGTCTGACTTGAATGATTTCACCAGTTCTTGTTCCGCCTCACCATCTGAGTTGTTAGACAGTGAACAATGTCTCTCCCATCTCACTTTTCCACTTGGTCTGCTGGACAGCACCACCAACAGTGAATCTACCCAGAGTCTTCCAGTTATAAATATGACGAAACTCTCCAGTGTGTCTTTCCAGACAAAGGCTAGAAAGGCAGTGAGTGAAGCTCTGAGATCTGTCAACCCCTTTACAAACAGCTTACTGGGAGACTCTGAAGCATCTAAATTACTGGACACTTTTGTAACAGATGTGGAGACTATTGTTCAGTCCATGCAGGCACATGAATCTGAAATTCTCAGAATTTCAAAAGTGAGCACCCTTTCTGCTGCTCGTATTATATATCATAGATTTCGAGAAATGCTGAGGCGTTTTCTCACTTCCTGCCAAGACTCTGTAAAGGTCATCGGTGGTGTTACACCAATACATGATGAGACTCTCAAACAGGCTCCTAGTGAAAGTTTAGATTCTCAGGTGACTTGTAATAGGGATTCTCTTGAAATCCAAGCGGACCTTCAAACCTGTACCAAGGAGGTCATTAGTCAGATCCTCACTGTGTATCACTCTGAGGAATCCATGGAGGAATGCCTCTCTAGCCTAAAAGGAGATAAAGAAGACCTGTCCAAGCTTTTGGATGCTGTTGTTTCTCAGATTGACGGTCTTGCCGCCTCCAAATCATATTTATCTGTTGATGACTATGCTGTCAATACACAGGACAATTTGCATGGTGAGATCAACAATGATGAGGAGGAGGCATCCTCTAGAAGTCTTAAATCCAAAGCCTTTGACAAACTATGTACTGATGCATTTCAAACTAAAGCCTCACATATGGCTGGTGGGATCCTTCAATCAGGGTTAATTGGTATTGTAAATACCAGCCTTGATGGTAGAAGTGCAGACATTTGTGCAGAGTCcagtaatgatggtgatgatagaGATGTCAAAATCCTTCAGAAGAATGGAACTCCATCTTTATTTACCTCTTCTCTGCACACCAATTCTGCAGCATCCAACATCGTCAGAAGCATCACCAAAGATGTTAATAGCTTCAC of Oncorhynchus masou masou isolate Uvic2021 unplaced genomic scaffold, UVic_Omas_1.1 unplaced_scaffold_1128, whole genome shotgun sequence contains these proteins:
- the LOC135529257 gene encoding uncharacterized protein LOC135529257; protein product: MDPVMRALLAEMCLQIVRFVSEAILEVIIPAIFRFVRIYSHVSPVSGKSLTESERSSSTNLKVRKRGSSKSSRSCTAKSSSSRNGSQTVLPNTQGDGESISSEPLSDFFGITEDSLLTGVQDSFKKSLNNVLCIQREGQVDTQSLSRVIVGEVSKKVNSIISVAIQTPISGRMSPVIFASGGVSSTKVVEEMVSGISNILQMYINGKSVEQSVVLIEDGVEVDMTHLTGQVMTALSGTVLNFSNKEENEPDKRELLCVVADHMKMLEACKSPEEMLKQGESNLNIKGAKSSLRLSTQSMDRLLTEEFQTKAIESIREIVKRFRGCTSCCSGTTSSSPTPRIGEIRETL